CCAGCAGAGGAGATCTGCGCTGCGCTCGACGACCCCGATTGTCGTGAAATTATCCGGAGCCTCGAGGAGCCGATGACGGCGTCGGAGCTCACGTCCGCGTGTGAGATCCCACAGTCGACGCTGTATCGCAAACTCGAGGTGCTAACCGACGCGACGTTACTCGAGGAGTCGACCGAAATTCGACAGGATGGACATCACGCAAGCAAATACGCGGTTGCGTTCAACGAGATTACGATCGTGTTAGACGACGACCGCTCGCTCGCAGTTCAGATCGAGCGACCGGCCCGGACGGCGGACGAACGATTGGCCGAGTTGTGGTCGGAGGTGCGAAAGGAAACATGAGTCCGATCGATGTCGGTGGAACCGAAATTGCGCTCGCGCTCGCGGTCGTCAAGACGCTCGTCCTCGTCGTCGGGAGCGCGATCACCTACATCGCGTTCAAGGCGTACAGGCGAACGCGCCAGCGCGCGCTCGGAATGCTCGCGCTCGGGTTCGGCCTCGTGACGCTCGGACTCGTGCTGGCGGGATTGCTCTATGAGTTACTCAGCGTGCAACTCGCGACGGGAATCTTACTCGAGAGCCTGCTCGTTCTGGCCGGGTTCGTCGTCATCGCGTACTCGCTGTACGTGCAGTAAGAACGAATCTGGAATTCGTTTTCAGCCGTCGTAGCCGGCTTCCTCCATGATTTCTGCGAATTCGTCGGTTTCTGTGGCGTCCTCGTAGACGATCGCGGTCGCCATTCCACCGGGATAACTTCCCTCGGTGGTGACGTGGTGGACCTTGTGACAGTGAGCCGGGTATATTCCCGGGTCGGCGTCGGCTTCGAACTCGAGGGTGTAGCGTTCGGCGGGGCCGATGGTGATGACGTCCTCTTCGTGCTGGGCCGCTTCTGGAATTGGTGCGCCGTCTTTCTCGATAACGGTGAATCGGTGACCGTGCGTGTGGAATGGGTGTGATTCGTAGCCGTTGTTCGCGATGTGGAGGTGAACGGTGTCACCTTCCGAGACGATCAGCGGCGTTCCGAGTTCGGGGTGGAACGTCGTCGGCGCGCTACGGCCGTTGAGCGTGTACGCGTCGGAGGATCGTTCGACCGGGTCGTACTCGGCGTCGCCGCCTGCTTCCCACTCGTGGAGGTCGGTATCCCAATCTCGCAGCGTGAAGAAGTACTCCTGGTCCGGTGGCTCGTACCCCTCGGGATCGACGCGGGGGATGCCGTACATTCCCATGTCAAGGTGATTGTGCGTTTGGTAGTGGCAGTGGTAGACGTGCGTGCCGGGGACGTCGCCCTCGAGCGTGTAGGTGTGGCTCTCGCCAGCATTGACGTGTTCGCGGGTGCTGACTGGTGCGCCGTCGTCCTCCCATGATTTTCCGACGGCGTGGACGTGGACGGTGTGTGAACGATTGTGATCGCTGTTGTCGTAGGTGAGTTCGAACGTGTCGCCTTCGGACAGTCGGTAGATGGGTCCGGGAACGGACGGGCCGAGGTCGTCCGCCTGCCAGGCCCAGACTTCGGGGAGTTCGACTGGACCGTCCGGCGAATCGGCACTGACGAGTTCGTATCGGGCCGGGACCGTCCGGAGGGTCGATTCGTACCCCTGATCAGCGATCTCGACGATCTGTGGCGGTTCGGTGTACTCGTAGTCGGTGAGTGGGTCGTCGTCGTCGTTTTCGTCGTCCGTGTCGCCGGTATCGTCGTCGCTCTCGAGCAACGACGCACAGCCGGCGAGTCCACCGAGTGTGCCCGTGGCTGCGATCGACAGGACGGTACGCCGACGGATTCGGTGGGGAGTGGTGGGCGTCATGGCTTCAGTCGATAGTTGGGACTGGGGAGAGAAGATGGGAGCGAGAGTTCCCATCGGTCGAGAAGTTCGACGCACATTCCAGCGCGTACCGGGACGATACGTTCCGAAAACGAGAGAGTCGGCGAATCAAAATCTCGCCGCGACGGCGGGCTACCGGTTCAGCGTGTGGATCGCGTGACCGAGCGCGTTCTCTGCGGCTTCCATCACCGACTCGGAGAGCGTTGGGTGGGCGTGGACCGTCGACGCGACGTCCTCGAGCGTGGCGCCCAACTCGATCGCGAGACAGAGTTCGGCGATCAGTTCGGAGGCTTCGGGGCCGACGATGCTGGCTCCGAGGACGTATCCATCGGATTCCTCGGCGACGATTTTGACGAAGCCGTCGGCGTCGCCGGTCGTCAGTGCGCGACCGCTGGCCCGGAAGGGGAACTGCCCGACGACGGGGTCGTAACCCGCTTCTTCGGCGTCGGATTCGGTCAGTCCGACGGTCGCGATCTCGGGATCGGTGAAGACGACGGCGGGCATCGCTTGGTGGTCGATCGCGGCCGGTTCGCCGGCGATAACCTCCGCAGCGGTCTGTCCTTCCATGCTACCCTTGTGGGCGAGCATCGGCTCGCCGGCGACGTCACCGACGGCGAAGATGTGGTCGACGTTCGTACGCGCGCGCGTATCGGTTTGGATAATTCCACGGTCGTCCGTTTCGACGCCGGCGGCCTCGAGGTCGAGCGTGTCCGAGACCGGTTCGCGGCCCACGGCGACGAGGACCTTCTCGACGTCGAGTTCGAGGCGTTCTTCCTCGATCGCTTCGGCGCTGCCGCCGTTGGCTGCCGCACCGTCGACGGGTTCGGCGACGACGCGAACGTGTTCGTCCGGTTCGTACCACTCGGAGGCGGTGTGCTCGAAGACGAACTCGATTCCCAGATCGTTCGCTCGCTGTTTGACCGGCCGTTTGAGGTCGTCATCGTATCCCGGCAGGATCGAATCCAGCATTTCGACGACGGTGACGTCCGTCCCGAGTTTGGCGTAGACGCTCGCCAGTTCCATGCCGATGTAGCCTGCACCGACCACGACCAGCGAGTCGGGGACGGAATCGAGTGCGAGCGCCTGTCGCGAGTCGATCACGGGATCGGCGTCGAACGAGAAGTCAGGAATGGCGATCGGGCGCGAACCGGTGGCGACGATCGCGTGTTCGAACTCGAGGCTCTCGGAGCCCTGTCCCTCGCCGCTGTGAGAGATTCGGGCGGTGTGCTCGTCGACGAACGTGGCGGTTCCCTCGAGCAGGGAGACCTGATTCGCCTTGCAGAGCTTCTCGACGCCGCTCGTGAGTTGGTCGACGACGTCGTCTTTCCACGAGACCATCCCCGAGAGGTCGATCGCGGGATCGGCGTGAATACCCATCTCCTCGGCTGTGGCGGCCCCGTGTGCGACGTCGGTCGCCGTGATCAGCGCCTTCGAGGGGATGCAGCCGTGGTTCAGACAGGTCCCTCCGTAGGCTTCCTTCTCGACGAGCGTGACGTCCAGGTCGAGTTGTCCGGCGCGGATCGCAGCGACGTAGCCCGCGGGGCCGGCTCCGATCACCAGAACGTCCGTCGCGGTCGTGACGTCTCCGACGACCATCAGTTCGGTCCCTCCCTCGTGTGTTGTGTGTCAGCGTTCATAGGTCGTAGTAGTCGGTAGTTCTGCTACGGTCACTCGAGCAGTAGTAAGTGTGGGTTTTCGAGAGACTCCATCACGGTGTTCATAAACTGTGCGCCGATTGCACCGTCGATGAGTCGGTGATCGAACGACAGCGAGAGCGTCAGGACGGATCGCGGTTCGATCGTCTCGGTGCCCTCCTCGTCGGTCACGACGCGTGGCTTGCGTTTGATTTCGCCGACCGCGAGAATGCCCGCTTCGGGGTAGTTGAGGATCGGCGTCGCGTACTCGCCGCCGATGCCACCGACGTTGGTGACGGTGAACGTCGATCCCTGCAGTTCGGTGGGGCTAACCGTACGTTCGCGAGCCTTCTGAACCAGTTCGTTCATCGAGGACGCGAGCGCTAAGAGCCCCTGCCGGTCGGCGTTCTCGACGACCGGCACTAACAGTCCGGCGTCGGTTGCGGTCGCGATGCCGATATTGTAGTAATCACGGTAGACGATCTCCTCGGCGTCGTCGTCGATGACCGCGTTCATCTCCGGGTACTCCTTCAACGCTGCCACGACGGCCTTGACGATGAAGGGCATGTAGGTCAGCTGAATCCCGCGATCAGCAGCGCGAGGCTTCAGGTCCTCGCGAGCCTCGACGAGAGCGGTGACGTCGACCTCGTCGTGGTGGGTCACGTGGGGAGCGGTAAACTTCGACTCGACCATCGCGTCGGCGGTCCGTTTGCGGACGCCGGCGAAGGGTTCGCGGCGTTCGCGCTCGCCAGCCGAGAAGTCGACGCCGGTCGCATCAGCCGCTGCACCGGCCTCGAGTCCCTCGGTCTCAGCCCCCTGTCGCTTGGCCTCGGCGTACTCGCGAACCGCGTCGGGAGTCACGAACGGTTGGCCGTCACGTTCTTCGACAGCGGGGACGGCGTCGATATTGACTCCTTCCTCCTCGGCGATCCGACGAGTTGCGGGCGCAGCCAGCGTCTGTTCACGGTCTGCGTCCTCGAGGCCGGCCGATGGAGCGGACGAACCCCCGGAAGCGGGGGAAGTCGTCGGTGTCGCCTCCATCCCTGCTCGGTCGTCGCCGGTGTCACTCGAGTCGTCAGCCGTCTCCGTGTCACTCGACCCAGAATCAGGGGTTGCCTGCCCGCCATCGTCGGCTGCGCTCGCCGCTCGAATGTCGGCCGCGGTGATCCGACCGCCAGGGCCGCTGCCCTGCACGCTCGAGAGGTCGAGTCCCTCCTTGCGGGCTTTGCGACGGAGTCTGGGGGGGACGAAGACGCGATCCTGGGGCGTCCCAGTCTCCTCGGTCTCGGCACCGATCGCGCCAGAACTGCCGGCCTCGCCCTCCTCGTCCGTCGTCGCTGATTCGGCGTCCGTTGCTGGTTCCGTCTCTTCGTCTCCGGCCGTCGCTGCGGATTCGCCGGCTTCGTCCTCGGCGGCCGTCTCCGCGTCGTCCTCGCCCTCGAGCGCGAACGTCACAAAGACGTTGCCGACGGGGATCACGTCGCCTTCCGCGTAGTGTAACTCGCTGACCGTGCCGTCGACCGGCGAGGGGACTTCGACGAGCGCCTTGTCGGTTTCGACCTCCGCGACCGGTTGATCCTCCGTGACCTCGTCACCTTCGTCGACCAGCCACGAGACCAATTCGCCCTCCGCGACGCCCTCACCGACGTCCGGTAGCTTGAACTCGCGGACCATCTCAGAACCCCACCGCGTCTCGAATGCCGTCTTCGATGCGCGCCGGTTCGGGCAGGTAGTAGTCCTCGAGTGCGTACAGCGGGAACGGCGTATCGAAGCCCGTGACCCGTTCGACCGGCGCTTCCTGATAGAGCAGGGCCTCCTCCTGGAGCGTCGCGGCGATTTCGG
This portion of the Natronorubrum sediminis genome encodes:
- a CDS encoding winged helix-turn-helix domain-containing protein produces the protein MVRDPIASESTPPAEEICAALDDPDCREIIRSLEEPMTASELTSACEIPQSTLYRKLEVLTDATLLEESTEIRQDGHHASKYAVAFNEITIVLDDDRSLAVQIERPARTADERLAELWSEVRKET
- a CDS encoding DUF7521 family protein; the encoded protein is MSPIDVGGTEIALALAVVKTLVLVVGSAITYIAFKAYRRTRQRALGMLALGFGLVTLGLVLAGLLYELLSVQLATGILLESLLVLAGFVVIAYSLYVQ
- a CDS encoding multicopper oxidase domain-containing protein codes for the protein MTPTTPHRIRRRTVLSIAATGTLGGLAGCASLLESDDDTGDTDDENDDDDPLTDYEYTEPPQIVEIADQGYESTLRTVPARYELVSADSPDGPVELPEVWAWQADDLGPSVPGPIYRLSEGDTFELTYDNSDHNRSHTVHVHAVGKSWEDDGAPVSTREHVNAGESHTYTLEGDVPGTHVYHCHYQTHNHLDMGMYGIPRVDPEGYEPPDQEYFFTLRDWDTDLHEWEAGGDAEYDPVERSSDAYTLNGRSAPTTFHPELGTPLIVSEGDTVHLHIANNGYESHPFHTHGHRFTVIEKDGAPIPEAAQHEEDVITIGPAERYTLEFEADADPGIYPAHCHKVHHVTTEGSYPGGMATAIVYEDATETDEFAEIMEEAGYDG
- the lpdA gene encoding dihydrolipoyl dehydrogenase; this encodes MVVGDVTTATDVLVIGAGPAGYVAAIRAGQLDLDVTLVEKEAYGGTCLNHGCIPSKALITATDVAHGAATAEEMGIHADPAIDLSGMVSWKDDVVDQLTSGVEKLCKANQVSLLEGTATFVDEHTARISHSGEGQGSESLEFEHAIVATGSRPIAIPDFSFDADPVIDSRQALALDSVPDSLVVVGAGYIGMELASVYAKLGTDVTVVEMLDSILPGYDDDLKRPVKQRANDLGIEFVFEHTASEWYEPDEHVRVVAEPVDGAAANGGSAEAIEEERLELDVEKVLVAVGREPVSDTLDLEAAGVETDDRGIIQTDTRARTNVDHIFAVGDVAGEPMLAHKGSMEGQTAAEVIAGEPAAIDHQAMPAVVFTDPEIATVGLTESDAEEAGYDPVVGQFPFRASGRALTTGDADGFVKIVAEESDGYVLGASIVGPEASELIAELCLAIELGATLEDVASTVHAHPTLSESVMEAAENALGHAIHTLNR
- a CDS encoding dihydrolipoamide acetyltransferase family protein — its product is MVREFKLPDVGEGVAEGELVSWLVDEGDEVTEDQPVAEVETDKALVEVPSPVDGTVSELHYAEGDVIPVGNVFVTFALEGEDDAETAAEDEAGESAATAGDEETEPATDAESATTDEEGEAGSSGAIGAETEETGTPQDRVFVPPRLRRKARKEGLDLSSVQGSGPGGRITAADIRAASAADDGGQATPDSGSSDTETADDSSDTGDDRAGMEATPTTSPASGGSSAPSAGLEDADREQTLAAPATRRIAEEEGVNIDAVPAVEERDGQPFVTPDAVREYAEAKRQGAETEGLEAGAAADATGVDFSAGERERREPFAGVRKRTADAMVESKFTAPHVTHHDEVDVTALVEAREDLKPRAADRGIQLTYMPFIVKAVVAALKEYPEMNAVIDDDAEEIVYRDYYNIGIATATDAGLLVPVVENADRQGLLALASSMNELVQKARERTVSPTELQGSTFTVTNVGGIGGEYATPILNYPEAGILAVGEIKRKPRVVTDEEGTETIEPRSVLTLSLSFDHRLIDGAIGAQFMNTVMESLENPHLLLLE